A window of the Bradyrhizobium ottawaense genome harbors these coding sequences:
- a CDS encoding TorF family putative porin: MKKVALLATALAMVSGSALAADMAVKAVKAPPPAAFDPWDVAFGSAIMNDYIFRGVTQSNHKPSVAAYFEPRYNINKDTQLYVGLAGESISFANRAAAEVDIYGGIRPTIGMFAFDFGVWGYLYPGGQCFGSQGTSVNGRCGGDIDFGVPGVGGLPINGNFAKKSASFYEGYAKVNITLNDQFAVGLNEYYSPNFLNLGAWGNYASITGKWTAPSTTFGSSGVGMYISGEFGRQWLGTSDAFYGTGAINPAFAAGIPEPSYNTWNVGVGFTYKVFTLDLRYSDTNLSKGACNAFTSDNTATRATVGSISAINPGGFESNWCGATGIVKLSADLTAMTNLK, encoded by the coding sequence ATGAAGAAAGTGGCTTTGTTGGCAACGGCGCTGGCAATGGTTTCGGGTTCGGCTCTCGCTGCGGATATGGCCGTCAAGGCTGTGAAGGCTCCGCCGCCGGCCGCGTTCGATCCCTGGGACGTTGCTTTTGGCAGCGCGATCATGAACGACTACATCTTCCGCGGCGTCACCCAGTCCAACCACAAGCCCTCGGTCGCCGCCTATTTCGAGCCGCGCTACAACATTAACAAGGACACCCAGCTTTATGTCGGCTTGGCCGGCGAGAGCATCTCCTTCGCCAACCGCGCGGCGGCTGAAGTCGACATCTACGGCGGTATCCGCCCGACCATCGGCATGTTCGCCTTCGACTTCGGCGTCTGGGGCTACCTCTATCCGGGTGGGCAGTGCTTCGGTTCACAGGGAACTTCTGTGAACGGACGTTGCGGTGGCGACATCGACTTCGGTGTCCCCGGAGTAGGTGGATTGCCGATCAACGGCAATTTCGCCAAGAAGAGCGCCAGCTTTTATGAAGGCTATGCCAAGGTCAACATCACCCTCAACGATCAGTTCGCGGTCGGCCTGAACGAGTACTATTCGCCGAACTTCCTTAACCTCGGCGCCTGGGGCAACTACGCTTCGATCACCGGCAAATGGACCGCGCCGAGCACGACCTTCGGCTCTTCCGGCGTCGGCATGTACATCTCCGGCGAGTTCGGCCGTCAGTGGCTTGGTACCTCTGACGCCTTCTACGGCACCGGCGCGATCAACCCGGCCTTTGCTGCCGGTATTCCTGAGCCGAGCTACAACACCTGGAACGTCGGCGTCGGCTTCACCTACAAGGTATTCACGTTGGATCTGCGCTACTCCGACACCAATCTCTCGAAAGGTGCCTGCAACGCCTTCACCAGCGACAACACTGCAACGAGGGCGACTGTTGGCAGCATTTCTGCGATCAATCCGGGTGGCTTCGAGTCCAACTGGTGCGGCGCGACCGGTATCGTCAAGCTCTCGGCTGACCTGACCGCGATGACCAACCTGAAGTAA
- a CDS encoding nitroreductase — MKFDDVILGRRSIRGYKPDPVPRELIKEILTLAMRAPSSMNTQPWNFYVITGAPLDRIRQGNTERNLTGVPHSREFRIGQPFEGVHRERQIGVAKQLFSAMGIARDDKERRQDWVMRGFRQFDAPVCVIITYDRALASSDDTAFDCGAVATALVNAAWARGLGAVINSQGIMQSPVVREHAGIADDQVIMKSIALGWPDHSFPANAVVSERKSVDEATTFVGFEGGA, encoded by the coding sequence ATGAAGTTTGATGACGTCATTCTCGGCCGGCGAAGCATTCGCGGTTACAAGCCCGATCCTGTCCCGCGGGAATTGATCAAGGAAATCCTGACGCTGGCGATGCGCGCGCCATCGTCGATGAATACCCAACCCTGGAATTTCTATGTCATCACCGGCGCACCGCTGGATCGCATCCGCCAGGGCAACACCGAGCGCAATCTGACAGGGGTGCCGCACTCGCGCGAGTTTCGAATTGGCCAGCCATTCGAGGGGGTGCATCGCGAACGCCAGATCGGCGTTGCCAAGCAGTTGTTCAGCGCGATGGGTATAGCGCGCGATGACAAGGAGCGGCGGCAAGACTGGGTCATGCGCGGCTTTCGCCAGTTCGACGCGCCCGTGTGCGTGATCATCACCTATGATCGCGCGCTCGCGTCCAGCGACGATACGGCCTTCGACTGTGGCGCCGTGGCTACCGCGCTTGTCAACGCGGCCTGGGCGCGGGGGCTTGGTGCCGTGATCAACAGCCAGGGGATCATGCAATCCCCCGTGGTGCGCGAGCATGCCGGGATCGCGGACGATCAGGTGATCATGAAAAGTATCGCCCTGGGCTGGCCGGATCACAGTTTTCCTGCCAATGCCGTTGTATCCGAGCGCAAATCGGTCGATGAAGCGACGACCTTCGTGGGATTCGAGGGTGGAGCCTAG
- a CDS encoding FAD-binding protein, which produces MDTLKVRDAQDVEQVVRAAIASEQPLEIVGHGTRRQVGQPMATNALLDLSALNAVSAYEPNELIITVQAGAPLADVQSLIDSKNQQFAFEPVDTSLLLGMPGNGTIGGMIGVGLAGPRRIKAGGARDHLLGAHAVSGFGDSFKTGGRVVKNVTGYDLCKLLTGSWGTLAVMTEVTLKVMPKPESERTLMLRALDDLTANRAMTAALGSPFDVSGAAHLPTSAFRPAGGALADLGSKGLESQSLGSQGLGSQDQAVTLIRLEGIAASVADRAVSLSKTLAPFGAVEILQDTASNAVWRAIRDIEPFAARGSLGAWPVWRIVCPPAAGGALGQALARDTGGDVIYDWGGGLIWAALPPRPDAQAALVRQRVEAAGGHAMLVRASEPVRRNVDVFHPQPGGLALLSERVRHSFDPKTILNRGRLTRGSRS; this is translated from the coding sequence ATGGACACTCTCAAGGTACGTGACGCCCAGGACGTCGAACAGGTGGTGCGGGCGGCGATCGCCAGCGAGCAGCCGCTCGAGATCGTCGGCCATGGCACCAGGCGTCAGGTCGGCCAGCCGATGGCGACCAATGCGCTGCTGGATCTGTCGGCGCTGAATGCGGTCTCGGCCTACGAGCCGAACGAACTGATCATCACGGTGCAGGCCGGCGCCCCGCTTGCCGACGTGCAGTCGCTGATCGATTCCAAGAACCAGCAATTCGCGTTCGAGCCGGTCGACACCTCGCTACTGCTCGGCATGCCCGGCAACGGCACCATCGGCGGCATGATCGGCGTGGGCCTCGCCGGTCCCCGCCGCATCAAGGCCGGCGGCGCGCGCGATCATCTGCTGGGCGCGCATGCGGTGTCCGGCTTCGGCGACAGCTTCAAGACCGGGGGTAGGGTGGTGAAGAACGTCACCGGCTACGATCTCTGCAAGTTGCTGACGGGGTCGTGGGGCACGCTGGCGGTCATGACCGAAGTGACGTTGAAGGTGATGCCGAAGCCCGAAAGCGAGCGCACGCTGATGCTGCGCGCCCTCGACGACCTGACCGCGAATCGGGCGATGACGGCGGCACTCGGCTCGCCGTTCGACGTCTCGGGTGCCGCGCACCTGCCGACCTCGGCGTTCCGGCCGGCCGGCGGCGCGCTGGCGGATCTGGGGTCCAAGGGCCTTGAGTCTCAGAGCCTTGGGTCTCAGGGCCTTGGGTCTCAGGACCAGGCGGTGACGCTGATCCGGCTGGAAGGCATTGCCGCCTCGGTCGCGGATCGCGCCGTTTCATTGTCCAAGACACTCGCGCCGTTTGGGGCGGTGGAGATTTTGCAGGATACGGCCTCTAACGCGGTCTGGCGTGCGATCCGCGATATCGAGCCGTTCGCGGCGCGCGGCTCGCTCGGGGCGTGGCCGGTGTGGCGGATCGTCTGTCCGCCGGCCGCCGGTGGCGCCCTTGGCCAGGCGCTGGCGCGCGATACCGGGGGCGACGTGATCTACGACTGGGGTGGCGGCCTGATCTGGGCGGCGTTGCCGCCCAGGCCGGACGCGCAAGCCGCGCTGGTGCGCCAGCGCGTCGAGGCCGCCGGCGGCCACGCCATGCTGGTCCGGGCGTCCGAACCGGTCCGGCGCAACGTCGATGTATTCCATCCGCAACCGGGCGGGCTTGCTTTGTTGAGCGAACGGGTGCGCCACAGCTTCGATCCCAAGACCATCCTCAACCGCGGCCGGCTGACGCGGGGATCTCGCTCATGA
- a CDS encoding PilZ domain-containing protein: MVETRVAPRHRVMKPAKIEYGGMKTPCTIRDISVTGAALEISELTGIVPAAFNLILPEEKLKLPCHVVWRREFRIGVAFD; this comes from the coding sequence ATGGTTGAAACCCGAGTTGCACCTCGTCATCGAGTCATGAAGCCCGCCAAAATCGAATATGGCGGCATGAAAACGCCGTGCACGATCCGCGACATATCGGTCACCGGCGCGGCATTGGAGATTTCCGAACTCACCGGGATCGTCCCGGCGGCGTTCAACTTGATACTGCCCGAGGAGAAATTGAAGCTGCCCTGTCACGTGGTCTGGCGCAGAGAGTTTCGCATCGGTGTCGCGTTCGATTAG
- the glcF gene encoding glycolate oxidase subunit GlcF produces MKTEFSLAQLADPDIAEADKILRACVHCGFCTATCPTYVLLGDELDSPRGRIYLIKEMLEKDKPPTPEVVKHIDRCLSCLACMTTCPSGVNYMHLVDQARVRIERDFSRPLPERILRAVLAFVLPRPKLFRASMILARFGRPFAALLPTPKAAATPSLLRRIKAMLALAPSRLPAPGPSGGSVFPAVGERRGRVALLQGCAQQVLAPRINQAAINLLTRHGIEVVLVKDEQCCGALTHHLGQDGDALARARGNVSVWQREAEQGGLDAILVTASGCGTVIKDYGFMLREDREFAGPAAQISALAKDITEYLSGLDLLPSTQRGDVTVAYHSACSLQHGQKITQLPKELLSKNGFVVKDVPESHLCCGSAGTYNILQPDIASRLRDRKIANIATVKPDMIAAGNIGCMVQIAGGTSVPVVHTIELLDWATGGPKPELRGAGLN; encoded by the coding sequence ATGAAAACCGAATTCTCGCTCGCCCAGCTCGCCGATCCCGATATCGCCGAAGCCGACAAGATCCTGCGCGCCTGCGTGCATTGCGGCTTCTGCACCGCGACCTGTCCGACCTATGTGCTGCTCGGCGACGAACTCGATAGCCCGCGTGGCCGCATCTACCTGATCAAGGAGATGCTGGAAAAGGACAAGCCGCCGACGCCGGAGGTGGTCAAGCACATCGACCGCTGCCTCTCCTGCCTGGCCTGCATGACCACCTGTCCGTCGGGGGTGAACTACATGCACCTGGTCGACCAGGCGCGGGTCCGGATCGAGCGGGATTTCTCCAGGCCGCTGCCGGAGCGGATCCTGCGCGCGGTACTGGCCTTCGTGCTGCCGCGGCCAAAACTGTTTCGCGCCAGTATGATCCTGGCGCGGTTCGGCCGGCCGTTCGCCGCTTTATTGCCGACGCCGAAGGCCGCGGCGACCCCGTCGCTGCTGCGCCGGATCAAGGCGATGCTGGCGCTGGCGCCGAGCCGTCTGCCGGCGCCGGGGCCATCAGGCGGAAGCGTTTTTCCGGCCGTCGGCGAGCGGCGGGGGCGGGTCGCGCTGCTGCAGGGCTGCGCCCAGCAGGTGCTGGCGCCGCGGATCAACCAGGCCGCCATCAACCTTTTGACGCGCCACGGCATCGAGGTCGTGCTGGTCAAGGACGAGCAATGCTGCGGCGCGCTGACCCATCACCTCGGGCAGGACGGCGACGCGCTGGCGCGGGCCCGAGGCAACGTCAGCGTGTGGCAAAGGGAAGCGGAACAAGGCGGGCTGGACGCCATCCTGGTGACCGCATCGGGCTGCGGGACGGTGATCAAGGATTACGGTTTCATGCTGCGCGAGGATCGCGAATTCGCTGGCCCCGCAGCGCAAATATCCGCTCTGGCAAAGGATATCACCGAGTATCTCAGCGGCCTCGATCTTCTTCCATCGACACAGCGAGGCGACGTAACGGTCGCTTATCACTCGGCTTGTTCGCTGCAGCACGGGCAGAAAATCACGCAGCTTCCGAAAGAATTGCTTTCCAAGAATGGATTCGTGGTGAAAGATGTACCCGAGAGCCATTTGTGTTGCGGTTCGGCGGGGACCTACAACATTCTCCAGCCTGACATTGCGAGCAGATTGCGCGATCGAAAGATCGCCAATATTGCGACAGTCAAACCGGACATGATCGCTGCGGGCAATATCGGGTGCATGGTTCAAATTGCCGGCGGTACGTCAGTTCCTGTGGTGCACACCATTGAGCTTCTCGATTGGGCGACAGGAGGTCCAAAACCTGAATTGAGAGGGGCAGGATTGAACTGA
- a CDS encoding HPP family protein, with protein sequence MERDWRRALGEAISGNDHRNVLAGAVAGLGGAIAIGAMEWFSVAAHYPLAVIPFATSIVLVIGSPDVEPAQPRALIGGHLVTALVGFAVLKLTGPQAWAAAAAVGLSILAMYLTGTFHPPAGINPLLVVSGNLPGTFLLAPVLAGAVLLTAFAFVWHRWVRRQNWPRCWL encoded by the coding sequence ATGGAACGAGACTGGCGGCGCGCGCTGGGCGAGGCGATTTCCGGCAACGATCATCGCAATGTGCTGGCGGGGGCGGTCGCCGGCCTCGGCGGCGCGATCGCCATCGGTGCCATGGAATGGTTTTCGGTTGCAGCGCATTATCCGCTGGCCGTGATTCCGTTCGCGACCTCTATCGTGCTGGTGATCGGATCTCCTGATGTCGAGCCGGCGCAGCCGCGCGCCCTGATCGGCGGCCATCTGGTGACGGCACTGGTCGGTTTCGCCGTGCTGAAGCTGACGGGACCGCAGGCCTGGGCGGCGGCCGCCGCTGTCGGTCTCTCCATTCTGGCGATGTACCTCACCGGAACCTTCCACCCGCCGGCGGGCATCAACCCGCTGCTGGTGGTGTCCGGCAATCTGCCAGGGACGTTTCTGCTTGCGCCGGTGCTGGCCGGCGCCGTGTTGTTGACCGCCTTCGCCTTTGTCTGGCACCGCTGGGTGCGGCGCCAGAACTGGCCGCGGTGCTGGCTCTAG
- a CDS encoding META domain-containing protein, which produces MISLARLLKQAGVATVLLLAVAPHFSPAHADDGFPFGSEMTLDVGRQPGSKRIPNIEIGDAGEVVLELWCKGGKGQFSVAGNTVIFVAGEMENRTCAPDRAQADDDLIAALTDAATWKRQGDFVSFVGARTLRFRINTN; this is translated from the coding sequence ATGATTTCACTCGCGCGTTTGTTGAAGCAGGCTGGCGTCGCAACGGTGTTGCTGCTGGCTGTCGCCCCCCATTTCAGCCCCGCCCACGCCGATGACGGCTTTCCGTTCGGCAGCGAAATGACGCTCGATGTCGGGCGCCAGCCCGGTTCCAAGCGGATCCCGAATATCGAGATCGGCGACGCCGGCGAAGTCGTGCTCGAACTCTGGTGCAAGGGCGGCAAGGGCCAGTTTTCGGTGGCCGGCAATACCGTGATTTTCGTCGCGGGCGAGATGGAAAACCGCACCTGTGCGCCGGACCGGGCGCAGGCCGATGACGATCTGATCGCGGCGCTGACGGACGCGGCCACCTGGAAGCGGCAGGGCGATTTCGTCTCGTTCGTCGGCGCCAGGACGCTGCGGTTTCGCATCAACACGAATTAG
- a CDS encoding histone: MAKAKKSKKGKTAKKAKKAVAAKKKSAKKSSKKTAKKSAKKAKKAAKKTAKKAVKKSAKKSAKKAAPKKAAKKSPAKKKKAAAPKPAAAPAPAPAPEPAPAPSWATPEPSPPSWGSSNGGDQH; this comes from the coding sequence ATGGCTAAGGCGAAGAAGAGCAAGAAAGGCAAGACGGCTAAAAAGGCCAAGAAGGCGGTAGCGGCGAAGAAGAAATCTGCGAAGAAGTCGTCGAAAAAGACCGCCAAGAAATCGGCGAAGAAGGCCAAAAAGGCTGCCAAGAAGACAGCCAAGAAGGCCGTGAAGAAATCCGCCAAGAAGTCGGCCAAGAAAGCCGCGCCGAAGAAGGCTGCCAAGAAGAGCCCGGCAAAGAAAAAGAAGGCGGCGGCCCCCAAGCCGGCGGCAGCCCCGGCACCTGCGCCCGCACCGGAACCCGCGCCCGCCCCGAGCTGGGCTACCCCGGAGCCGTCACCCCCGTCATGGGGATCGTCCAACGGGGGCGACCAGCACTAG
- a CDS encoding L-lactate permease — protein sequence MWNQIYNPLGNAVLSTVAAAIPVVLLLVLIASGRVKAHIAAIIALVVANIITIAVFTMPAGMSIRASLLGVVSGFFPIGWIVLNVIFLYQVTVSTGRFELLKRAVGGVTEDRRLQLLLIAFSFGAFFEGASGFGTPVAITGSILLGLGFSPLAASGLSLIANTAPVAYGALGTPIAGLAQVTGLDPYILGAMVGRQLPLFSLIVPFWVVCAFAGWKGMKDVWPAILVTGVSFAVPQFVISNYINPWIVDIGASLISMGCLILFLKVWQPKQLWLSPALRGTDESAATMTTPKPLDKTPLTQSELWSALLPWIIVCIVMLIWGNGAFKTWANSIFVWNYPVPELHNLINVVAPVAAKPTPQGAVFGFTYLSFTGTGMLIAAIISGFLMGVGPARLIGEYGRTIKLCAISLITISAMLAIGTLTRLSGVDATLGLAFAATGVLYPFFGTLLGWLGVALTGSDTASNVLFGNLQKITSEQLGLSPILMAAANSSGGVMGKMIDAQSIVVASTATNWYGHEGSILRYVFLHSIVLACLVGLFVTLQAYVYPFTLMVLK from the coding sequence ATGTGGAATCAGATCTACAATCCGCTCGGCAACGCCGTGTTGTCGACCGTCGCCGCCGCCATTCCGGTGGTCTTGCTGCTGGTGCTGATCGCGAGCGGCAGGGTCAAGGCGCACATTGCGGCCATCATCGCGCTGGTTGTCGCCAACATCATCACGATCGCGGTCTTCACGATGCCCGCGGGCATGTCGATCCGTGCCTCGCTGCTCGGCGTGGTGTCCGGGTTCTTCCCGATCGGCTGGATCGTGCTCAACGTCATCTTCCTCTATCAGGTCACGGTCTCGACCGGCCGCTTCGAATTGCTGAAGCGCGCGGTCGGCGGCGTTACCGAGGACCGGCGGCTGCAGCTCCTCCTGATCGCGTTTTCGTTCGGCGCCTTCTTCGAGGGCGCGTCGGGGTTCGGCACCCCGGTCGCGATCACGGGCTCGATCCTGCTCGGCCTCGGCTTCTCGCCGCTGGCCGCGTCCGGCCTGTCGCTGATCGCCAACACGGCGCCGGTCGCCTACGGTGCGCTCGGCACGCCGATCGCGGGCCTCGCCCAGGTCACCGGTCTCGATCCCTATATCCTCGGCGCCATGGTCGGCCGGCAGTTGCCGCTGTTCTCGCTGATCGTGCCGTTCTGGGTGGTGTGCGCGTTCGCCGGCTGGAAGGGCATGAAGGACGTATGGCCGGCCATCCTGGTCACCGGCGTTTCCTTTGCCGTCCCGCAATTCGTGATCTCGAACTACATCAATCCCTGGATCGTCGACATCGGCGCGTCGCTGATTTCGATGGGTTGCCTGATCCTGTTCCTGAAAGTCTGGCAGCCGAAGCAGCTCTGGCTGTCGCCGGCCTTGCGAGGCACCGACGAGTCGGCCGCGACCATGACGACGCCGAAGCCGCTCGACAAGACGCCGCTGACCCAAAGCGAGTTGTGGAGCGCATTGCTGCCGTGGATCATCGTCTGCATCGTGATGCTGATCTGGGGCAATGGCGCGTTCAAGACCTGGGCGAACTCGATCTTCGTCTGGAACTATCCGGTGCCCGAGCTGCACAACCTGATCAACGTGGTGGCCCCGGTCGCGGCCAAGCCGACCCCGCAAGGCGCGGTGTTCGGCTTCACCTATCTGTCCTTCACCGGAACCGGCATGCTGATCGCGGCGATCATCTCCGGTTTCCTGATGGGCGTCGGTCCGGCCAGGCTGATTGGTGAATACGGCCGCACCATCAAGCTGTGCGCGATCTCGCTGATCACGATCTCGGCGATGCTCGCGATCGGCACGCTGACGCGGCTCTCCGGCGTCGACGCCACGCTCGGTCTCGCCTTCGCCGCGACCGGCGTGCTCTATCCCTTCTTCGGCACCTTGCTCGGCTGGCTGGGCGTCGCGCTGACGGGATCGGACACGGCATCCAACGTGCTGTTCGGCAACCTGCAGAAGATCACCTCCGAACAGCTCGGCCTGTCGCCGATCCTGATGGCGGCCGCCAACTCGTCGGGCGGCGTCATGGGCAAGATGATCGACGCGCAATCGATCGTCGTCGCCTCGACCGCGACCAACTGGTACGGCCACGAAGGCTCGATCCTGCGTTACGTGTTCCTGCATTCGATCGTGCTGGCCTGCCTTGTCGGCCTGTTCGTGACGCTGCAGGCCTACGTCTATCCGTTCACGCTGATGGTCCTGAAATAG
- a CDS encoding ABC transporter ATP-binding protein/permease, whose amino-acid sequence MNNIRSTLATVWRIAVPYFRSEDKWAGRGLLAAVISIELALVAIDVLLNQWSNRFFNALQEYNFDVFVREIGVFCLLAACFIALAVYQLYLNQWLQIRWRRWLTRHYLGEWLHRANHYRMQLQGDTADNPDQRISEDVKLFIERTLDIGLNLLNSVVTLLSFVVILWGLSAAAPLHLFGKDFDIPGYMVWGALIYAIFGTALTQWIGSPLVQLGFQQQRYEADFRFNLVRARENSEQIALLKGEGAERQQLWQRFNNVVENWYGIMSRTKRLTAFTASYSQAAVIFPYILVAPAYFAKKIQLGGMTQTASAFGSVQKALSVFVTIYRTLADWRAVVARLDGFETSIARAAAFADGAGSIGVDSSGGGKAIDLRGLEVRLPDGKPLVAADGLSLRSGERTLLTGPSGSGKSTLFRAIAGIWPFGQGSIAIPADASLMMLPQRPYFPIGTLHGAIAYPGKTESFSADQIRDALDLVGLPQLGIRLQEDAHWNRMLSLGEQQRLGVARALLHAPSYLFLDEATASLDEPSEAALYKLLAERLPQTTVISIGHRSTLDAFHQRNIGMVRDGDRFALRDGKPA is encoded by the coding sequence GTGAACAACATCCGCTCGACGCTCGCGACCGTATGGCGCATCGCCGTCCCCTACTTCCGTTCCGAGGACAAATGGGCCGGCCGCGGCCTGCTCGCCGCGGTGATCTCGATCGAACTGGCGCTGGTCGCCATCGACGTGCTCCTGAACCAGTGGAGCAACCGCTTCTTCAACGCGCTGCAGGAGTACAATTTTGACGTCTTCGTCCGCGAGATCGGCGTCTTCTGTCTGCTGGCGGCCTGCTTCATCGCGCTGGCCGTCTACCAGCTCTATCTCAATCAGTGGCTGCAGATCCGCTGGCGGCGCTGGCTGACCCGGCATTATCTCGGCGAATGGCTGCACCGCGCTAATCATTATCGCATGCAGTTGCAGGGCGACACCGCCGACAACCCGGACCAGCGCATCTCCGAGGACGTCAAGCTGTTCATCGAGCGGACGCTCGACATCGGCCTGAACCTCCTCAATTCGGTGGTGACGCTGCTCTCCTTTGTCGTGATCCTGTGGGGCCTGTCGGCGGCGGCACCGCTGCATCTGTTCGGCAAGGACTTCGACATCCCCGGCTACATGGTGTGGGGCGCGCTGATCTATGCGATCTTCGGAACGGCGCTGACTCAGTGGATCGGTTCGCCGCTGGTCCAGCTCGGCTTCCAGCAGCAGCGCTATGAGGCCGACTTCCGCTTCAACCTGGTGCGCGCGCGCGAAAACTCCGAACAGATCGCGCTGCTGAAGGGCGAGGGCGCGGAGCGCCAGCAGCTCTGGCAGCGCTTCAACAACGTGGTCGAAAACTGGTACGGCATCATGAGCCGCACCAAGCGGCTGACCGCGTTCACCGCGAGCTATTCGCAGGCCGCGGTGATCTTTCCCTACATCCTGGTGGCGCCGGCCTACTTCGCCAAGAAGATCCAGCTCGGCGGCATGACCCAGACCGCTTCCGCTTTCGGCAGCGTGCAGAAGGCGCTGTCGGTGTTCGTCACCATCTATCGAACGCTGGCGGACTGGCGCGCCGTCGTCGCCCGCCTCGACGGATTCGAAACCTCGATCGCCCGCGCCGCCGCGTTTGCGGACGGCGCCGGTTCGATCGGCGTAGACTCATCCGGCGGCGGCAAGGCGATCGACCTGCGCGGGCTCGAGGTGCGGCTGCCCGACGGCAAGCCGCTGGTCGCCGCCGACGGCCTCAGCCTTCGCAGCGGCGAGCGCACGCTGCTGACGGGTCCATCGGGGTCCGGCAAGTCGACGCTGTTCCGCGCCATCGCCGGCATCTGGCCGTTCGGCCAAGGGTCGATCGCCATTCCCGCGGACGCCTCGCTGATGATGCTGCCGCAGCGGCCGTATTTCCCGATCGGAACGCTGCACGGGGCGATCGCCTATCCCGGCAAAACCGAAAGCTTCAGCGCCGACCAGATCCGGGACGCGCTTGACCTGGTGGGGCTGCCGCAGCTCGGCATCCGACTGCAAGAAGATGCGCACTGGAACCGGATGCTCTCACTCGGCGAACAGCAGCGCCTCGGAGTGGCGCGCGCGCTGTTGCACGCGCCTAGCTATCTGTTTCTCGATGAAGCGACGGCTTCCCTCGACGAGCCCTCGGAAGCGGCGTTGTACAAGTTGCTGGCGGAGAGGTTGCCGCAGACCACCGTCATCTCGATCGGCCACCGCTCGACGCTGGATGCCTTCCATCAACGCAATATCGGCATGGTCCGCGACGGCGATCGCTTCGCCTTGCGGGACGGCAAGCCGGCCTAA
- a CDS encoding DMT family transporter produces the protein MNEPASGADVSVQTSDTTPGLLGVACGIGAALFWALGFVATRHGLKAGFTPVDLLMHRFLWSGLVFLPFVFRAGLRDLCGIGWGRGMALMVLGGPVMSLISYAGFMFVPLGHGSVIQPSCATLGGLLFAAFLLREHISPSRLAGALVIVAGLGVIGSESIAHIGLDGVQGDLIFVLTGLMFAGFGTLVRYWRVSAVSAAVVISVLSLLLFPFYAASGGLARVAALGLHENALQALGQGVLAGPAAMYLFTASIQHLGASRAAIFPATVPALTLLFGWLLLGEPPTALQMAGLATVLFGFYLAQRQR, from the coding sequence ATGAACGAGCCGGCCAGCGGCGCGGACGTTTCCGTGCAAACATCAGATACGACACCGGGCCTGCTTGGCGTCGCCTGTGGCATCGGCGCGGCGTTGTTCTGGGCGCTGGGCTTTGTGGCGACGCGGCACGGTCTGAAAGCGGGATTCACGCCCGTCGACCTCTTGATGCATCGCTTCCTGTGGTCGGGCCTTGTCTTCCTGCCGTTCGTGTTTCGCGCCGGTCTGCGCGATCTCTGCGGCATCGGTTGGGGCCGCGGCATGGCGCTGATGGTGCTGGGCGGACCGGTGATGTCGCTCATCAGCTATGCCGGTTTCATGTTCGTGCCGCTGGGGCATGGCAGCGTCATCCAGCCTTCCTGCGCGACCTTGGGCGGCCTGTTGTTCGCAGCCTTCCTGCTCAGGGAGCACATTTCGCCGTCGCGGCTGGCGGGCGCGCTTGTCATCGTCGCCGGTCTCGGCGTGATCGGCAGCGAGTCGATCGCGCATATCGGGCTCGACGGCGTGCAGGGCGATTTGATCTTCGTCCTCACCGGCCTGATGTTCGCGGGTTTTGGCACGCTGGTGCGGTATTGGCGGGTCTCTGCCGTCTCCGCGGCCGTCGTCATCAGCGTGCTGTCACTCCTGCTGTTTCCGTTCTATGCAGCATCGGGCGGACTGGCCCGCGTCGCGGCGCTGGGCCTTCATGAGAATGCGCTGCAGGCGTTGGGACAAGGCGTCCTGGCCGGGCCCGCGGCGATGTATCTGTTCACGGCTTCGATCCAGCATCTCGGCGCTTCCCGCGCCGCGATTTTTCCGGCGACCGTGCCGGCGTTGACATTGCTGTTCGGCTGGCTGCTGCTGGGTGAGCCGCCGACCGCATTGCAGATGGCGGGATTGGCGACTGTCTTGTTCGGATTTTATCTGGCGCAGCGGCAGCGATAG